The Kiritimatiellia bacterium DNA segment CGGCGGAAGCGGCCCGTTTGAAATTGATTTTGACGCGGGAATGCTGATAAAGGCGTTTGCCCTGAAAAGAGAGCCGTCCGGAATTTTTTCATCGCTGACTGATGTAACCGGGTTCTGCGGCACCCGCCGTCAAAAATGGCATTTACGCGCTCTCCGGCATGGCTGTTACTCTCCCATGATAAGTGCCATTGGGCATCCGCACTGGCGGGCCGCCATTGAAGACAACCGGTTCGCGCTTGTCTGGAGACCGCCGCGGAGGGGAAACTACACCTTTGTCGCCGTTCTGGAAAAAACCGCCTCCAGTCGTCATCCGGACCTGCTTAAGCCGGATGGCATCCGGAAATTCATTGAATTGAGTTATGAACCGTATTTCAAGCGGTACGGGAAAGAATTCGGCAAACTGATCCGGGGCGCTTTCACCGATGAACCCAGTCCCGGAGGAGGCGCTTTCCCGTGGAACGCCGCCTTCCCCGGAAAATTCCGCAATGACCACGGATACGATCTCATTCCGCATCTGGCCCATCTGGCCGTTGAGATTGACCAACGAACGCCGGTTATCCGCCACCATTATCGGCTGACCCAGCACCGGCTCCAGGAAGAAAACTATGCGGGACAGATCAGCCGCTGGTGCCGGAAACATGGAATCAGTTTTACCGGCCATCTTACCCGGACCGAATGGCTCTCGCTCGTCGCCGCCTGGTGGCCGAACGAAATACGCATGTACCGCCGGATAGCCATCCCGACCTGCGACCCGCTCGGCGCATCCGAAGGATGGAAAGCCGCCGCCTCGTATCACACCGCGGTCAAGGTTGTTTCCTCCGCCGCCCACCTCTTCAACAAAAAACAGGCGGGGAGCGACGCGCTGGCCGTGGTCGGCGATGAAGTTTCCCTGCGCGATCTTAAATACCTATGCGACCACCAGATCGCCCTCGGAATTAACTTTTTTGCGATTCACGGATTGAGCTGTTCGCTTGACGGTCCGCGCAAGGACGAAGTCCCGCCGTCCTTGTTTTACCAGCACTCGGAATGGAAATACATGCGCGTGCTGGCGGACTATTTGAAAAACACATGCATGGAATTGACCGGGGGAAAACACCTCTGCCGCATTGCCATCCTCTACCCCTCCACCAGCCTCGCCTGCCAGGTCAACGCGGAACCGGAAAAATCCCGCAACCTGCGGGATGAAGACAAAATCCACCGTTTGATTGACGAGCTCCTGAGCCATCAATGCGACTTTGACTTCATTGACGAAGTTACCCTGCAAAAATCGGTCGGGCGTAACGGAAAACTCGCCGGCCCGGAGCGTTATCGGACAATTATCCTGCCTTACCTGCGTTTTATTGACGGGAGGACTGCCAAGGCCTTAAACCGTTATGCCGCCGCCGGCAACCGGGCGCTTGCTATCGGCGCCATGCCTTCCGCCCTGCCATCCGGATTAAAGCGTTCAATCCGCGGCTGGCATCACGCCGCGATTGAGCAGCACAAACAACTGACCGCGGACATCATTCGTTCGCTGCACGGCGTGCCGGTGAAAGGGAAAGGGGCGGATGATGTTTTTGTTCTGCGGAGAAAGAAAAACGCCGCAAACATTACCTTCGCATTCAACCGCCGGGAAAAAGACTTTGAAGGAACCGTTGCCGGCTGTGCCGTTACAATTCCCGGACGGGGCTCCGTTCTCATCCGGGACGGAAAAGTTCCGCCGGAACCGGCGCTGGAGACGGCGGCCGACATTTCCGCGAATTGGCGGATATCATTCCCGCACAACCATCTTCCGCTTTCCTTCTGGCATTCCGCCGCCAAACCGTTCGCGAATGTCAGAAACATTGTGAACGAACCCGGTTACGACCTGATGCAGCGCGCCCGCGATCCGGTCGGCGAAGGAGCGGAAACGGCAACTTACTACTGCCGCTTCATGCTCACCGGCTCGGTTCCCGACGCCCGCCTCGTCATGGATGAAAGCGGAGTCATGGGCAAATGGAAAGCGTTTGTCAACGGCCGGGAAGTGAAGCGTTGGCGGAAAGCCGTTGTTTATGACTGCCGGAACATCCAGGCGGACATCGGACATCTGCTGGCCGGCGATTCAACCCCGACGTTAAACATCATCGCCATTGAAACATCCGGGCCGGGCCGGGGATTGAAAGAGATCCCATATCTCTACGGCTCCTTTACCTGCAGTTATCGCTACGGCCATCTTTCCTTTCCCTTTGTCAACGGACCGGCCGGCGCGGTTGATTCAGCCTCGCTCCAACCCTGGAATCTGCTCGGCTATCCGACGTTTTCCGGCTCAGCGGCCTATACAAAAACGCTTGCCATCCGTGAAAAAGGAACTTATCTGCTTGATCTCGGGCGCGTGGAAGATGTCGCCGGAGTTTCCCTTGACGGCAAACGCATCGCAACCCTGGCCTGGCCGCCTTACCGATGCCAACTCGGCCGGCTTGAGGCGGGCAACCACTCGCTTAAAGTGGAAGTTGCCAATCCGCCCGCCAACCGGAATCGGGCCGCCAATCTCCCCGCCGGACTGCTCGGCCCGGTCCGGCTTTGTCACAGCGCGCCAACCACCGAATCATGAGAACAGAGACGGGGACGCGTTCCCATGCATGTTGCACCGCCTAATCTTCTGGCTCTTCTGACGGAAATTTATTCCACCGGCGCCGCCGGCCAAAGCGGAAACAATGCGCCTTCCCGGTCAGGCCTTGACGATTTTCCCGGACTTGATGCAGCGGGTGCATACTTTCCGGGTTACTATGGCGCCGTTTTCCACAATGGTGATTTTCTGCAGGTTGGGCGCAAACTGGCGCCGGCTGATGCCGGTCGTGTGCAGCCCGATCCCTCCGCTGGCCTTCGGCAGACCGCGGCGCGTGATAACATTACCGGTGTGCAATCCCTTTCCGCATACATGACATATTCTTGGCATTTTCCTGCTCCTTTGTTGTAATCCGAAAACACGGCGACTGTCCGACGAACGCCGAATAATTTGCATTAATTCATACTATAATTCAAGCGCAGAAAACAAACAAAATATTCACGGCGCCGGGAAAAGAAAAAAAAATACCCCGCGGCCGTCCCTGTCAACAGGACCGTCCGCAGGCGGACGGCGCCGCCGTGATCCTGAAACTTTCCAGATCCAATGCGCTTTTCCATTGCGGCAGTTTTTCCGCCGGCCCCTCAATCCGCACCATCGGCGGCATGCGGTCCGCCAAGGCGTTGATTTTCGCCCAAAGCATGTTGTCCCCCCAGAACCGGGGGATTGTATCAGCCGCCGCTACCGCGCGCAAAATAGCGGCGGGATTATGTCGGCCGCCGCGGATAGCGTCAAAAGCGAGCTGTTCAAGGCGGCCCAGACCGGTCCGCGCATCAGGCTGTTCCTGAAGCCACCGCGCCGCGGCGGCGGGAACCCACGGCAGGGGAGCGTCAGCGCGCCGCGCCAGCTCGGCAAGCATGCCTGAATTTTGTGCGGCAAACGCAGCATCCACAACCCGGGCAAACCGGAACTGGGCATCCGTAACCGGCCGCCGCCGTCCATACAGGGAGGCCATCTGCGCCGGCCGAAGCTGGCCGAGCCCGTTGAATGGAACAATCCCGGGAAAAGCATCAATACAGAGAAGTTCTGCCCGCAGAATGTTCAAATGAAACAGGCAGGCCAGGATATGGGCAAGCATCGCCTGATCAAAAAGACACGCGTCAAACCACAGCACAATACGTTCACAATTTTTCGCGTCCGCAAGCCGGCGGTATTGTTTCCTTACCGTATCCAGCACGAATTCACGCTTGAGCCCGCCGCCGGTTTCACCTTCCAGGAAGAGCGCCCGCTTTTCCATGGTCTTTTCATCGGGCCAGCCGGGATTCCGGGGCCCGTCGTAGAGAACATCGTGCCAGACAAACACTTCCCCGGGAACACCGGATTGCGCCAGACTGCTTCCGGCGATATCGCCGCTTGTGATATGAAGCATTTTATTCATCTTTTCCCTTTCCCGCCGGAAACAAAACATGCCGCCTGTCTTCCGCCGGCCATCATGCATGCCCGCCATCCCGGCAAATATCCGGTTTGTCTTTTCCGGCCGGGCATATTGCCTCTGCTCCGGACTCAAACTGAATGGTTGTATGTTCAATCCCGTGCAGTTCGCGCAGTTCCTCGCGGATGCGCGCAAGCAATTGATTGTCAATGACGGGGTTCTCCAGCACGATGTGGGCGGTCAGCGCGGCATGCGTCGTGCTGAGCCCCCAGACGTGCATATGATGGACGTTTTTTACGGAGGGCAGACCGCACAGATAAGCGCGGATACCCGCGGCGTCAATGTGCGCCGGCACCGCGTCCAGCGCCAGATTAAGCGATTCACGGAGAAGCTTCCAAGTGCCGGCAAAAATAATAACCGCGATGATAATGCTGACCAGGGGATCAATGATCATGATCCCGGTACGCGCGATCACCAGACCGGCCGCGACAACTCCGGCCGATATGGCGGCATCGGCCAGCATATGCAGAAAAGCCCCGCGTATGTTAAGATCCTCTTTCTGGCCTTTCATAAACATCAAGGCAGTGGCCGTATTGACCACGATGCCGAGCAGCGCCACCCAGACGACGGTTTCAACATGCACGGCGGCCGGTTCCCGCAACCTGCGGACAGCCTCCCAGGAAATGGCGCCGACGCTGACCAGGAGAAAAACCGCGTTCGCCAGCGCGGCCAGGATGGACGATCGTTTCAGGCCGTAGGTGTGTTTCCGCGTCGGTTTCCGTTGCGACAAATACGCCGCCGCCCATGCGACCAGGAGACCCATGACGTCTCCCAGATTGTGCCCGGCATCGGCCAGCAAAGCCAGCGAATCCGACAGAAATCCGTACGCCACTTCAACAACAATAAAAACCGCATTGAGGGCGATGCCAACGGCGAAGGCGCGGTTGTAATTGCGGGGACGGCGATTATGTCCATGCCGGGTCATATCGGGTATATTCAAACATAAAATCCGGGCTTAAGATGTGATTGCAGGCTTGCGTTTCACGGCAAGACGTTGCCCCGCGCCTTCCGGGGCCTTGCTTGAAACCAGCGTTGATCCTGTTTATCCGATAATCGCCAGGGCTATCCACGGCGCCACATTGAAGACAAAAACCATGATCTTGTACATGCCGATCATGGAATAAAGCGCCGCATTGAACCTTTCCCGCGGCATCGGAAACCATTTGCCGTGCATTTTATACACAAAATCGCCGGCCAACGTCAGGAACAGGGACGAAACAATCAACAAGGCAAAGTTCAAAATCGTGCACCACATGAAAAACTTCGTCAGCATTTGAATGTCCATAATTTTATCTCCTGTGTTTTTCCTGCCCCGTAACTGCTCGGGTATTCAGGACTCTCATTCTGACTTGATAACGTGGTTAACCCCGCGTGAGCGGCGTAGGCCGCAACGCGGCTGCACGCCGTTTGCGCCCGTTATTACGGGCGCGTCACGGCCCTTCGGGTGAATTTTGCGCGCTTTGCGCGCAAAATTCAGGTAATCAATAAGGCCGCCAAAAGCGGCAACTGTATTTGATAGACGTAGGGGGCGTGCTTGTCGCGCCCCTTCAGAGGGCTTCGACGAGCGAAGCCCCTACAAAAAATAGACAACATTGAAATTCCTATACGTTCAATAAGGCCGCCAAAAGCGGCAACTGTATTTGATAGACGTAGGAGCCGCATCCCCATGCGGCGATTCCGGACGAACCGCATCCCCATGCGGCGATTCCAAACACCAGATGCATCGCCGAACAGGGGTTCGGCTCCTACCCACGATTTTGCGCTCTTTTGCGGCAAGTTTGAAATTCCTATGCATCCAGTTTACTTTAAACCGCGCGGAACGTCAAAAAAAATGCGCAATAATTTGCCCGTGCGACAAACTCCACCCGGCTTGCTATCCGGCGCGTTTGATTTTCCGTCTTGTTTTCGCGCGCCTTCGGCGTTATTTTCAGTTTTTTGCCGGCCCGTAAAACCGTGCGCCGGCCGCCCATTGAAGCATATTACCCGAATATTGCACGAAAATCGTGTAATGTTCGGGTATTAACATGAAAAAAACTCTTCATTCCGGCGCAGGCGGGCCGCCGTCCGCGTCCGTGCTGGTCCGGCAAAGCGTGCGGCGCACCCTGTTCAACATGGCTTTTCCCATGCTGGCCGGCACCTTTGCCATGAACGCTTACACGCTCACGGACACCTGGTTCGTTTCGCGGCTGGGCACCCTGCCGCTGGCCGCAATGGGCTTTACCTTCCCGGTGGTCATGCTCCTGACCTGCGTGGCGGGCGGACTCGGTTCCGGCATCACGGCGCTGGTTTCGCACGCGATCGGCCGCTATGACGACGCTGCGGCGGCCAGGATCACCACCCACGGCATCACCCTCACTGTGGCGGCGGCGGCGGTAATTTCCATTATCGGCTACTTGAGCATCGGCCCGGTTTTCTCAAAACTGGGCGCCGACGCCGCGACGATGCCGCTCATCAACGGTTACATGCGCACGTGGTATCTGGGCACAATCTTCATGTCGCTCCCGATGATCGGCAACGGTATCCTGATTTCCATGGGCGACTCCCGGTCGGCCAGCCGGTTTATGATCATGGGCACCCTCCTCAACGCCATCCTGGACCCCATCATGATTTTCGGATGGTTCGGTTTCCCGGCCATGGGCATTCGCGGCGCGGCCCTGGCGACAATCATCGCGCAGACGGTTGCGACCGTATGGCTCTTTTATCTGCTCAAAAAAAAACACCGCCTCATTGCCTTCGCCGGCCAGCGCCTCGGCGACTGGCTCGGCTCGTTCCGGCAAATCGTCCGCTTCGGCGTCCCGGGCATATTGAGCATGATCCTCATGCCGGTTTCAGCCGGCGTAATCACCTCAATTGTCAGCCGTTTCGGCAACGAGGCGGTCGCGGCCTGCGGCGCGGCGGGGCGGATTGAAATGTTCGCTTTCGTCATCCCGATGGCGCTCGGCATGTCGCTGATGCCTTTTGTGAGCCAGAACTATGGCGCCGCGCGCCTGGACCGCATCCGCGAGGCCATCACGGTTTCCACCAGGTTCGCCCTGCTTTACGGCGGCGCGACGGCCCTCGTTTTCTTCCTCGGTGCGCCGCTGCTGGCCGCTATTTTCAGCGATGACCCGGAAGTCTCCGGCATCATGATCATGCACATCCGCATCATTTCATTCGGCTTCGGCATGATGGAAACTCACCGCTATTGCGGGTTTGTCCTCACCGGCCTCCACCGGCCGCTCCATACCACCCTCTTGAACGCCATCCGGGTGCTGGGACTGCTCATTCCGCTCTCCTACCTGGGGGCAAGTTTCGGCGGGATCCAGGGGGTTTTCTGGGGACGCCTGGCAACGGACATAATCGTCGGTAGCATCGGGTTGCTCTGGGTATACCGCGCCTGCAAAATTGACGTCTGTCCGCCGGGCCGGAAAGCCTGAATTTCAGTAATTTGGCGGCACTTGGACAGTGATGAGACGGGCTGACTTGCTTTTGATGCAGTGTCCGCGGACAGAAGTCCCTGCCGGTATATAAAAGGCGTCGCCAGTTCTCAATTTTTGATGAGGTTCACCGCGGATATCCAGCAGGAATTCTCCGCCGATAACATAGCCAGCCAGATCCGCATTGATCTTTTCATATTCCGGTTTATCGCCCGCGGTGTATTCTTCCTCAATCATTTCAAGTTTTATGTCTTTACGCCGCGGAAAAATAAAAGTGTAACACCGATTTTTTTCGGCGGTTGAACGCATGGCTTCACGCCGGAATACACAGCTATCATTCCGGACAGGCGCGGAAGTGAAAAAATCGCCCAGATCGCTTCCCATTGCGTTTAGCATTTTGCGCATGGTTGCAATGGTTGGGGAAATGCGGCCGCGTTCAACCCCGGAAACATAACTGGGCGACACATCCGCCTGTTTGGCAAGCTCGCGCATGGAGAGCCGACAGCGCAGGCGCAAGTCGCGCAGGCGCCGCAAAACATTCTGTCGGTCCGCGATCTCGGAAGACAAGGAAGAGCGATGTTTGTTTTTCATGATCTTTTTGCGGTTAAAAATAAAACAACGATCGTTTAAGTCAATATTATTTTTTACTATTGACAAATATCCATATGTTCATTATATTGTTCATATAAACAAATAAATGCGCTTTTTGCCGGAAAGGGGCGATCTTATGACTTCGCGCGAAAGAATGCTGGCCGCGATCAGCGGCCAAAAGCCGGATCATGTTCCGCTCTATGCCTGGGTGTTTGGATTCAAGGCGCCGGAGCATTTAACCTGGGAACGGGATGGCCATAAAAGGACTTTTTGGTACACCGGCCGGCTTGAGCATCTGCACAGGCTCCCGCAGGCCTGGAATATTGAGGACGATTTCAAACGCGCGGAAACATGGCTTTCCCTGGGATTGGATGATGTGCTGGATGTGTCCGTGCCGTGGAACAGCGATGCGCGCGTTACATTTGCGGATTCGCTCCACCCCGCCCATCAAGACGGGCGCGAATATCCGGTCATGACGAGGGAATACCAGACTCCGGACGGCCCATTGCGGCATAGCGTCCAGAAGACCAACGAGGAGGAAAAACCGGGCTGGGTGATTCAGCCCGATTGCGTTCCCTTGATTGAGGATTTCAACATTCCCCGCGCCGTGAAACATCTTGTCGCGGCGCCGGAGGACGCGGCCAAAATTAAATGGCTGTTCCAGGGGCCTGACAAATCGCAACAGGCGTGGTTTGAGGAAAGAATGCGCAAGGCGGCCGGTTTTGCCGGGGAGCGCGGCGTGATGGCCCAGGCCTGGTCCGCGTTCGGCATGGATGCGGCCGTCTGGTTTGCCGGGGCCGAAGGCGCCATTATGCTCTGCATGGAACATCCGGACGCCTTCGCTGAATTACTGGGCGCGATTCATGCGGCGGACAAGGCCCGCACCGCGCTGGCCTTGCAATATCCGGTTGACATGGTTTGCCAGCGGGGCTGGTACAGTTCCACCGATTTCTGGTCGCCATCCATCTTCAAGAAATATCTCAAGCCCCATATCGCCGAACTGGCCGGAATGGCCCACAAGGCCGGCAAGAAATTCGGATACGTGATGACGACCGGCGTCATGACGCTCGGGGTGGAATTGATGGACGCGGGCGTGGATTTGCTTTATTATGTTGACCCGGTCCAGGATCACGCCGATCTGGCGAAGGCAAAAGAAATGTTCGGCGGCAAAATGGCCGTGGCCGGCGGAGTCAACAGCGGCGTCACCCTGGCGACCGGGACGCCGGCGCAGGTGCGCGCGGAAGTAAAAACCGCGCTGGACATATTCGGCAAGGACGGCGGTTTTGTGCTTTCGCCGGTGGACGCGCTCTTCCCCGACACGCCCTGGAACAACGTGGAAACCATGATTGCGGCCTGGAAACAAGCCTGAAAATTTCATGGCCATGGTGGCGGCGGTCGGCGAAATGCGCAACACTGATTTTTCGGTGTAAATTAACCGGGAAAATTATGGCCGAAGAAAAAAATATTTTTCGCGGACAAATGCTGGCGTTTTTTGAGTCCCTGCGCGTCCCGGACGGCGCGTATGGGCGTTACCGCTACGCGGCCGGCCAGACTTATCCGGTTTTATACGCCTCGCTTTATGCCGCCATGGCGCGGCACATGCTGCATGATATCGCGACGGTGTCCGCGACCCAAAAGAAGGAATGGATTGCCCATATCCAGTCCTTTCAGGCGGAAGACGGTCTTTTCAAAGATGAAAAAATCGCGCATCCCGGCTCATGGTATGTGCCGCCGCACATGGAGTGGTGCGGCTGGTGGCATTTGAGCTGTCATGCGATCATCGGGTTGACGGCGCTGGGCGCCGTGGCTGGCCGTGAATTCGCCGTATTGAAGCCGTATTACGATGAGAAATTCCTGCGGAAATGGCTGGCTGCGCGCGATGCCGACAAGATGGATTTTGCCGGCAATGAAGTCCTGAACCTCGGCCAACTGTTGCAATATGCGCGCGATTTTCAGAACGCAAAACCCGCCGGCCGCGCCATGGAAATTGTCCTTGACTGGCTGGATGAAAACCAGGATGCGGCCGCCGGCCTGTGGGGCCGGGCCTTTGTCACG contains these protein-coding regions:
- the rpmB gene encoding 50S ribosomal protein L28, whose amino-acid sequence is MPRICHVCGKGLHTGNVITRRGLPKASGGIGLHTTGISRRQFAPNLQKITIVENGAIVTRKVCTRCIKSGKIVKA
- a CDS encoding glycosyl hydrolase, coding for MNKKNDRHSGILCAQYFLNHRLDPKEIAWQVKELAAAGYDGLYAHARPGLLTPYMSDAWWRGIDAIMEACRKYGLEFWIWDEDYYPSGLAGGRVVWSNPGLVCRTLDFSVKEAGGSGPFEIDFDAGMLIKAFALKREPSGIFSSLTDVTGFCGTRRQKWHLRALRHGCYSPMISAIGHPHWRAAIEDNRFALVWRPPRRGNYTFVAVLEKTASSRHPDLLKPDGIRKFIELSYEPYFKRYGKEFGKLIRGAFTDEPSPGGGAFPWNAAFPGKFRNDHGYDLIPHLAHLAVEIDQRTPVIRHHYRLTQHRLQEENYAGQISRWCRKHGISFTGHLTRTEWLSLVAAWWPNEIRMYRRIAIPTCDPLGASEGWKAAASYHTAVKVVSSAAHLFNKKQAGSDALAVVGDEVSLRDLKYLCDHQIALGINFFAIHGLSCSLDGPRKDEVPPSLFYQHSEWKYMRVLADYLKNTCMELTGGKHLCRIAILYPSTSLACQVNAEPEKSRNLRDEDKIHRLIDELLSHQCDFDFIDEVTLQKSVGRNGKLAGPERYRTIILPYLRFIDGRTAKALNRYAAAGNRALAIGAMPSALPSGLKRSIRGWHHAAIEQHKQLTADIIRSLHGVPVKGKGADDVFVLRRKKNAANITFAFNRREKDFEGTVAGCAVTIPGRGSVLIRDGKVPPEPALETAADISANWRISFPHNHLPLSFWHSAAKPFANVRNIVNEPGYDLMQRARDPVGEGAETATYYCRFMLTGSVPDARLVMDESGVMGKWKAFVNGREVKRWRKAVVYDCRNIQADIGHLLAGDSTPTLNIIAIETSGPGRGLKEIPYLYGSFTCSYRYGHLSFPFVNGPAGAVDSASLQPWNLLGYPTFSGSAAYTKTLAIREKGTYLLDLGRVEDVAGVSLDGKRIATLAWPPYRCQLGRLEAGNHSLKVEVANPPANRNRAANLPAGLLGPVRLCHSAPTTES
- a CDS encoding helix-turn-helix domain-containing protein, with amino-acid sequence MKNKHRSSLSSEIADRQNVLRRLRDLRLRCRLSMRELAKQADVSPSYVSGVERGRISPTIATMRKMLNAMGSDLGDFFTSAPVRNDSCVFRREAMRSTAEKNRCYTFIFPRRKDIKLEMIEEEYTAGDKPEYEKINADLAGYVIGGEFLLDIRGEPHQKLRTGDAFYIPAGTSVRGHCIKSKSARLITVQVPPNY
- a CDS encoding MATE family efflux transporter, with the protein product MKKTLHSGAGGPPSASVLVRQSVRRTLFNMAFPMLAGTFAMNAYTLTDTWFVSRLGTLPLAAMGFTFPVVMLLTCVAGGLGSGITALVSHAIGRYDDAAAARITTHGITLTVAAAAVISIIGYLSIGPVFSKLGADAATMPLINGYMRTWYLGTIFMSLPMIGNGILISMGDSRSASRFMIMGTLLNAILDPIMIFGWFGFPAMGIRGAALATIIAQTVATVWLFYLLKKKHRLIAFAGQRLGDWLGSFRQIVRFGVPGILSMILMPVSAGVITSIVSRFGNEAVAACGAAGRIEMFAFVIPMALGMSLMPFVSQNYGAARLDRIREAITVSTRFALLYGGATALVFFLGAPLLAAIFSDDPEVSGIMIMHIRIISFGFGMMETHRYCGFVLTGLHRPLHTTLLNAIRVLGLLIPLSYLGASFGGIQGVFWGRLATDIIVGSIGLLWVYRACKIDVCPPGRKA
- a CDS encoding cation diffusion facilitator family transporter, which encodes MTRHGHNRRPRNYNRAFAVGIALNAVFIVVEVAYGFLSDSLALLADAGHNLGDVMGLLVAWAAAYLSQRKPTRKHTYGLKRSSILAALANAVFLLVSVGAISWEAVRRLREPAAVHVETVVWVALLGIVVNTATALMFMKGQKEDLNIRGAFLHMLADAAISAGVVAAGLVIARTGIMIIDPLVSIIIAVIIFAGTWKLLRESLNLALDAVPAHIDAAGIRAYLCGLPSVKNVHHMHVWGLSTTHAALTAHIVLENPVIDNQLLARIREELRELHGIEHTTIQFESGAEAICPAGKDKPDICRDGGHA
- a CDS encoding uroporphyrinogen decarboxylase family protein gives rise to the protein MTSRERMLAAISGQKPDHVPLYAWVFGFKAPEHLTWERDGHKRTFWYTGRLEHLHRLPQAWNIEDDFKRAETWLSLGLDDVLDVSVPWNSDARVTFADSLHPAHQDGREYPVMTREYQTPDGPLRHSVQKTNEEEKPGWVIQPDCVPLIEDFNIPRAVKHLVAAPEDAAKIKWLFQGPDKSQQAWFEERMRKAAGFAGERGVMAQAWSAFGMDAAVWFAGAEGAIMLCMEHPDAFAELLGAIHAADKARTALALQYPVDMVCQRGWYSSTDFWSPSIFKKYLKPHIAELAGMAHKAGKKFGYVMTTGVMTLGVELMDAGVDLLYYVDPVQDHADLAKAKEMFGGKMAVAGGVNSGVTLATGTPAQVRAEVKTALDIFGKDGGFVLSPVDALFPDTPWNNVETMIAAWKQA